The genomic segment GAGGCGGCCGAGCACGCCGGCGTCCACGCGCCCGGACCGGTCGAGGGGGGAGACGAGATAGGGGAAGATGCCGTGCCAGGACCCGGCCGTCATACGCTACGGCGTCAAACGCTCGGCCAGGTACCGCAGGCTCTTCGGGTACCGGTACTCGATCGCCGAATGCGTCGCGTCGAACAACTCGAAGAACACATCGGTGACGCCCGCCGCGGCGAGCGCGCGGCGGAACGCCTCCGCCCCGAGGTCCAGGAAGAATTGATCCCGCTTCCCGGCGTCGATGTAGATCGCCCTCATCGTCCGCAGCGCGTCCGCGTGGCGCGGGACCATGCGGACCGGATCCCAGGCCAGCCATCGCGCCCAGACGTCCGGGATCAGGCCGCCCGTCGCCGGATCGTATGGCAGCCGGACGGTGCCGTCCGGATCCGTGGAATAGCAGGCCGCCATGCACCAATCGTTGAGCAGATGTTGGTCGCCGTCCTTTGAGAACGCCGGGCGGCCACGAAAGTCCTCCCAGAACTTCTCGAACGAGCCTTGGTAGGAATCGCGCAGCGCCCGGACCGATCGGCGAAAGTCAGGCAGGTAACAGGTCTCGAACAATGCGTCCCCGGCGTGCGTGGCGAGGCCGCCCCACAGGTCGGGCCGGAGCATCGGGGTCACCATCGCCCCGTAGCCGCCGCTCGACTTGCCGGCGATGCCCCGGTGCTCGCGCCGTGCCAGCGTGCGGTAGCGCGCGTCCACCCACGGGACGATCTCCTCGCAGAGATACGTATGGTAGCGTCCCGTCCCGGGCGAATCCAGGAACTGGCTCCCGCCGAGCGAGGTCCAGCAGTCCACCCAGACCACCAAGCACGGCGGGGCCTCCCCGCTCGCGAAGAGCTCGTCGGCGAGCTCGGGGAAGTTCTTCCGGAGCGGCGACCGGTTGCGCCACATGTCGAGCTGCCCGGTGAGCCCCTGGATCTGATAGACGACGGGGTAGCGGCGGCCCGGCTCGGCGTCGTAGCCGGGCGGCAGATACACCCAGAGCGGACGGCGCGCCGGGTCCCCGAGCGGGTTCCCCGTGAGCGCCACGCTGTCGAAGACGACCTCGTCGAACCTTCCTCGAAGCTCAGTCGACCACGGCCGCATCACGCATCACCCTCCGCCCTCTCGGTTTCGCGGGGGCGCGTTCGCTCCTTCCCGGGCGGAGGCGCGGCGGGACGCGCGCATGGCCGCACCGAAGTCTTCACAGGCCAATGATCGCGCGCCGGAACCTTGTCGACCTCGAGTGGCTCGCGCAGCGCCTCGCCGACGCCGCGGTGGTGGCCGTGGACTGCCGG from the bacterium genome contains:
- a CDS encoding alpha/beta hydrolase-fold protein translates to MRPWSTELRGRFDEVVFDSVALTGNPLGDPARRPLWVYLPPGYDAEPGRRYPVVYQIQGLTGQLDMWRNRSPLRKNFPELADELFASGEAPPCLVVWVDCWTSLGGSQFLDSPGTGRYHTYLCEEIVPWVDARYRTLARREHRGIAGKSSGGYGAMVTPMLRPDLWGGLATHAGDALFETCYLPDFRRSVRALRDSYQGSFEKFWEDFRGRPAFSKDGDQHLLNDWCMAACYSTDPDGTVRLPYDPATGGLIPDVWARWLAWDPVRMVPRHADALRTMRAIYIDAGKRDQFFLDLGAEAFRRALAAAGVTDVFFELFDATHSAIEYRYPKSLRYLAERLTP